A DNA window from Brenneria izadpanahii contains the following coding sequences:
- the tesB gene encoding acyl-CoA thioesterase II produces MSQALQNLLDLLNLEKIEEGLFRGNSDDLGLRQVFGGQVVSQAMSAAKQTVPADRKIHSFHSYFLLPGDSQKPIIYDVENLRDGNSFSARRVNAIQNGKPIFYMMASFQSHEAGFEHQNVMPVVIPPEELKSEQEIAQSLAHLLPLQFREKFTRPRPIEFRPVKFHNPLKGKVEEPVRHVWCRANGPLPDDERIHQYLLGYTSDCNFLLTALQPHGVGFLEPGMQVATIDHSMWFHRDFRLDDWLLYAVESTSASGARGFVRGQFYTREGVLVASSVQEGVIRHHRH; encoded by the coding sequence ATGAGCCAGGCACTACAAAACCTCCTCGATCTGCTCAATTTGGAAAAAATCGAGGAAGGGTTATTTCGGGGAAACAGCGATGACTTGGGGCTGCGACAGGTGTTTGGCGGACAGGTAGTGAGTCAGGCGATGTCGGCGGCTAAACAAACCGTGCCGGCAGACCGTAAAATCCATTCATTCCATAGCTATTTCCTGCTACCTGGAGATAGTCAGAAACCTATTATTTACGATGTGGAAAACCTGCGTGACGGCAATAGTTTCAGCGCTCGCCGGGTCAACGCCATTCAGAATGGTAAACCGATATTTTATATGATGGCCTCGTTTCAAAGCCACGAGGCTGGGTTTGAACATCAGAATGTAATGCCTGTTGTTATTCCCCCTGAAGAACTCAAGTCAGAGCAGGAAATCGCGCAAAGTCTCGCGCATTTACTGCCGCTACAATTCCGTGAAAAATTTACCAGACCCAGGCCCATTGAATTTCGCCCGGTAAAGTTTCACAACCCATTAAAAGGGAAAGTGGAGGAGCCAGTACGACATGTCTGGTGCCGTGCCAATGGCCCGTTGCCTGACGATGAAAGAATTCATCAGTACCTGCTTGGCTACACGTCCGACTGTAATTTTCTGTTAACCGCATTACAACCGCATGGCGTTGGTTTTCTGGAGCCAGGCATGCAGGTCGCCACTATCGATCACTCAATGTGGTTCCATCGTGATTTCCGGCTGGATGATTGGTTGTTATACGCGGTAGAAAGCACCTCGGCTTCGGGCGCCAGAGGGTTTGTACGTGGGCAATTCTATACCAGAGAAGGCGTGCTGGTTGCTTCCAGCGTGCAGGAGGGAGTGATACGCCATCACCGCCATTAA
- a CDS encoding SmdB family multidrug efflux ABC transporter permease/ATP-binding protein produces the protein MNSPKQLWPTLKRLLAYGSPWRKPLALAMLMLWIAAAAEVSGPVLVSYFIDNLVAKGEFPLALAAGLACAYLLLQILAAALQYFQALLFNRIAVGVVQQLRIDVMDAALRQPLSTFDTQPVGQLISRVTNDTEVVKDLYVMVVSTALRSAALIGAMLVAMFSLDWRMALVALTIFPAVLTVMLIYQRYSTPIVRRVRSYLADINDGFNEIINGMGVIQQFRQQARFGERLSDTSWAHYRARMQTLRLDGFLLRPLLSLFSAMVLCGLLMQFGFNSVGSVGVGVLYAFINYLGRLNEPLIEMTTQQSMLQQAVVAGERIFELMDGVKQGYGDDMRTLSHGRVEIDDVSFSYGSGKKVLRHISLTIPERGFVALVGHTGSGKSTLANLLMGYYPPDEGEIRLDGRPLQTLSHQVLRRNVAMVQQDPVVLAESMYMNVTLGRDIAEDEVWRVLDIVQLSELVHSFPDGLHTPIGEQGNNLSTGQKQLLAIARVLVQTPKILILDEATANIDSGTEQAVQKALNIIRAQTTLIVIAHRLSTIVEADTIMVLHHGQAVEQGTHQQLLARKGRYYQMYQLQLAGEELAAAAIHESVTVS, from the coding sequence ATGAATAGCCCTAAACAGCTTTGGCCTACCTTAAAGCGGCTGCTGGCTTATGGTTCGCCGTGGCGAAAGCCGTTGGCGCTGGCGATGCTGATGCTATGGATTGCCGCCGCCGCCGAGGTTTCCGGCCCGGTACTGGTGAGCTATTTCATTGATAATCTGGTTGCAAAAGGCGAGTTTCCGCTCGCATTGGCTGCGGGATTGGCCTGCGCCTATCTTCTGTTACAGATTTTAGCCGCGGCGCTGCAATATTTTCAGGCGCTGTTATTTAATCGGATAGCGGTCGGGGTGGTGCAACAGCTGCGCATTGATGTCATGGATGCGGCGCTGCGCCAGCCTCTTAGCACTTTTGACACCCAGCCGGTAGGGCAATTGATATCCCGTGTAACGAACGATACGGAGGTGGTGAAAGATCTGTATGTCATGGTGGTGTCAACCGCATTACGCAGCGCGGCGCTGATCGGCGCCATGCTGGTGGCTATGTTCAGCTTGGATTGGCGGATGGCGCTGGTTGCGCTGACGATCTTCCCGGCCGTGTTGACTGTCATGCTGATTTATCAACGTTACAGCACGCCTATTGTTCGTCGGGTTCGCAGTTATCTGGCGGATATCAATGACGGCTTTAATGAAATTATCAACGGCATGGGCGTTATTCAGCAATTCCGCCAGCAGGCCCGGTTTGGCGAGCGGCTGAGCGATACCAGTTGGGCGCATTATCGGGCGCGTATGCAAACGTTGCGCCTTGATGGCTTTCTGCTGCGCCCGTTGCTTAGCCTGTTTTCGGCAATGGTATTGTGCGGGCTGTTGATGCAATTTGGCTTCAACTCCGTAGGTTCGGTCGGCGTCGGTGTTCTGTATGCGTTTATTAACTATCTTGGTCGCCTGAATGAGCCGCTGATTGAGATGACGACTCAACAGTCGATGTTGCAGCAGGCGGTGGTCGCCGGTGAACGGATCTTCGAACTGATGGACGGCGTGAAGCAAGGCTATGGCGATGATATGCGGACACTTTCTCACGGACGTGTTGAGATTGATGATGTTTCTTTCTCTTATGGTTCGGGGAAAAAGGTTTTGCGGCATATCTCGCTGACCATTCCTGAACGGGGATTTGTGGCGCTGGTCGGTCATACCGGCAGCGGTAAGAGTACGTTGGCTAATCTGTTGATGGGATATTACCCGCCCGATGAAGGCGAGATCCGCCTGGACGGACGCCCGCTGCAAACGTTATCGCATCAGGTTTTACGCCGTAATGTGGCGATGGTGCAGCAGGATCCGGTGGTGCTGGCCGAATCTATGTATATGAACGTTACGCTGGGGCGCGATATCGCTGAAGATGAAGTATGGCGAGTGCTGGACATTGTACAGCTGTCCGAGTTGGTGCATTCGTTCCCTGATGGATTGCATACTCCGATTGGAGAGCAGGGCAACAATCTGTCAACGGGACAGAAACAACTGCTGGCGATAGCCCGGGTATTGGTACAGACGCCCAAAATCCTGATATTGGATGAGGCGACGGCGAATATTGACTCCGGCACTGAGCAGGCGGTGCAAAAGGCGTTGAATATTATTCGGGCCCAAACGACGCTGATTGTTATTGCTCATCGTTTATCGACAATTGTCGAGGCCGACACCATTATGGTGCTCCATCATGGACAGGCCGTCGAACAGGGTACGCATCAGCAGTTGTTGGCCCGGAAGGGGCGTTATTACCAGATGTATCAGTTGCAGTTGGCTGGGGAAGAGCTGGCGGCTGCAGCGATTCATGAGTCCGTTACCGTATCGTAA
- a CDS encoding efflux RND transporter permease subunit, whose amino-acid sequence MAKFFIDRPIFAWVIAIVVMLAGALAIVRLPIAQYPTIAPPAIEITANYPGADASTLQDSVTQVIEQNMNGIDNLMYMSSSSDSSGTVQITLTFDASTDPDIAQVQVQNKLQLAMPLLPQEVQQQGVNVQKSSSSFLMVAAFISNDGEMTQQDIADYVAANVQDPISRTNGVGDVQLFGAQYAMRIWLDPNKLNKYQLTTGDVTTAITVQNNQIAAGQLGGTPPVAGQQLNASIIAQTRLKSPEEFSNILLKVNTDGSQVRLKDVARVELGAEGYDIIARYNGQPAAGIGIKLATGANALDTASAVKSELSRLQEFFPSGLNVVYPYDTTPFVKISINEVVKTLVEAIVLVFLVMYLFLQNFRATLIPTIAVPVVLLGTFAIISAFGYSINTLTMFGMVLAIGLLVDDAIVVVENVERVMAEEGLPPKEATKKSMEQIQGALVGIALVLSAVFVPMAFTGGSTGAIYRQFSITIVSAMVLSVLVALILTPALCATLLKPIAKGDHGEKTGFFGWFNRLFEKSTHHYTDSIANILRSTGRYLVVYLLIVVGLALLFLRLPSSFLPEEDQGVLLNIVQLPAGSTQENTQKVMDRLTNYYLENEKNTVRSVFTVSGFGFSGRGQNAGLAFASLKDWSERDGAENKVAAIAGRANAAFSQIKEGIVIATNVPAIVELGTATGFDFQLVDQANLGHEQLTQARNQLLGMAAQRPDMLVQVRPNGMEDTPQFRLDIDHEKAQALGVSLSDINATLATALGGSYVNDFIDRGRVKKVYVQGDAPFRMLPDDIKNWYVRGSDGQMVPFSAFSQSHWEYGSPRLERYNGQPSMQIQGEAAPGKSTGEAMALMEEFVAKLPKGVGYEWTGMSYQELLSGSQAPALYTISLIVVFLCLAALYESWSIPFSVMLVVPLGVLGAVVAASMRGLENDVYFKVGLLTTIGLSAKNAILIVEFAKDLMEKEGKGLIEATLDAVRMRLRPILMTSLAFILGVVPLVISSGAGSGAQNAVGTGVMGGMITATVLAIFFVPVFFVVVRRRFGKKNEDIESQHR is encoded by the coding sequence ATGGCTAAGTTTTTTATAGATCGACCCATTTTTGCATGGGTAATCGCCATCGTGGTGATGTTGGCCGGCGCGCTGGCGATTGTGAGGCTACCAATAGCTCAATACCCAACTATCGCACCCCCGGCAATCGAAATTACAGCAAACTATCCGGGCGCTGACGCATCAACGCTGCAAGACTCCGTAACACAGGTTATCGAACAGAACATGAACGGTATCGATAACCTGATGTACATGTCTTCCAGCAGCGATTCATCGGGCACGGTGCAGATTACGCTGACCTTTGATGCAAGCACCGACCCTGATATCGCTCAGGTTCAGGTACAGAACAAACTTCAGTTGGCAATGCCTTTACTGCCGCAGGAAGTTCAACAACAAGGGGTTAATGTTCAGAAATCAAGCAGCAGCTTCCTGATGGTCGCCGCCTTCATCAGCAATGATGGCGAAATGACGCAGCAGGATATTGCTGACTACGTGGCGGCCAACGTCCAGGATCCCATTAGCCGTACCAATGGCGTCGGTGATGTGCAGCTATTCGGCGCACAATACGCCATGCGGATCTGGCTCGACCCAAACAAGCTGAATAAGTACCAGTTGACGACCGGCGACGTCACGACGGCCATTACGGTGCAAAACAACCAAATCGCCGCCGGCCAGCTCGGCGGAACGCCGCCGGTGGCGGGCCAGCAGTTGAATGCCTCGATCATCGCGCAAACAAGACTGAAATCGCCCGAAGAGTTTTCCAACATTTTACTGAAGGTCAATACGGACGGCTCCCAGGTACGCCTGAAAGACGTGGCGCGCGTTGAACTCGGCGCGGAAGGTTATGACATTATAGCCAGGTACAACGGGCAGCCCGCCGCCGGTATCGGGATCAAACTCGCCACCGGCGCCAACGCGCTGGATACGGCTTCCGCGGTTAAATCCGAATTATCCCGGCTGCAGGAATTTTTCCCGAGCGGATTAAATGTGGTTTATCCCTACGACACGACGCCTTTCGTTAAAATCTCCATTAACGAAGTGGTGAAAACGCTGGTGGAAGCCATCGTGTTGGTATTCCTGGTAATGTATCTGTTTTTGCAGAACTTCCGAGCGACGTTGATTCCGACCATCGCCGTCCCCGTTGTGTTGTTGGGCACATTCGCTATCATTTCGGCGTTTGGCTACTCCATCAACACCCTTACCATGTTTGGGATGGTGCTCGCCATCGGCCTGCTGGTGGATGATGCCATCGTGGTGGTGGAAAACGTTGAACGCGTGATGGCGGAGGAAGGATTGCCGCCGAAAGAAGCCACCAAAAAATCGATGGAGCAGATACAGGGCGCCCTGGTCGGGATTGCGCTGGTCCTCTCCGCGGTATTTGTTCCGATGGCCTTTACCGGCGGTTCAACCGGCGCCATCTACCGTCAGTTTTCCATCACTATTGTTTCCGCGATGGTGCTCTCGGTACTGGTTGCATTGATTTTAACCCCGGCGCTCTGCGCCACGCTGCTAAAACCCATAGCCAAAGGCGACCACGGCGAGAAAACAGGATTTTTCGGCTGGTTTAACAGGCTGTTCGAAAAGAGTACGCACCACTACACCGATAGCATTGCCAACATTCTGCGCAGCACCGGTCGATATCTGGTGGTTTATCTGCTGATTGTCGTGGGGCTGGCGCTTCTGTTCTTACGTCTGCCAAGCTCCTTCCTGCCCGAAGAAGATCAGGGGGTGCTGCTTAACATTGTGCAACTTCCCGCCGGTTCGACGCAGGAAAACACTCAAAAAGTGATGGACCGGTTGACCAATTACTATCTGGAAAACGAGAAAAATACCGTGAGATCGGTCTTTACGGTCAGCGGTTTCGGTTTCTCCGGACGTGGGCAGAACGCGGGTCTGGCGTTTGCCAGCCTGAAAGACTGGAGCGAGCGTGACGGCGCGGAAAATAAAGTCGCGGCTATCGCAGGCCGGGCCAACGCCGCATTCAGCCAAATCAAAGAAGGGATTGTGATTGCAACCAACGTCCCCGCGATTGTAGAGCTGGGAACGGCGACAGGCTTTGACTTCCAGTTGGTCGATCAGGCTAACCTGGGGCATGAACAGCTTACTCAGGCGCGTAACCAACTGCTCGGCATGGCCGCGCAGCGACCGGATATGCTGGTTCAGGTCCGCCCGAACGGCATGGAAGATACGCCGCAGTTCCGGCTTGATATCGATCATGAAAAAGCACAGGCGTTAGGCGTCTCCCTATCGGATATTAACGCTACGCTGGCGACGGCGCTGGGCGGAAGTTATGTGAATGACTTTATCGATCGCGGCCGGGTGAAGAAAGTGTATGTTCAGGGCGACGCGCCTTTCCGTATGCTGCCGGATGACATTAAAAATTGGTATGTGCGCGGCAGCGACGGACAGATGGTTCCTTTTTCCGCATTTTCGCAAAGTCACTGGGAATACGGCTCTCCACGCCTGGAACGCTATAACGGTCAGCCGTCCATGCAAATACAGGGTGAAGCCGCGCCGGGTAAAAGTACCGGTGAAGCAATGGCGCTGATGGAAGAGTTCGTCGCCAAGCTGCCTAAAGGCGTTGGATACGAGTGGACGGGCATGTCCTATCAGGAACTCTTGTCCGGCAGTCAGGCGCCGGCGCTGTATACCATATCCCTGATAGTGGTCTTCCTCTGTCTGGCTGCATTGTATGAAAGCTGGTCGATTCCGTTCTCGGTTATGCTGGTCGTGCCCTTGGGGGTTCTGGGCGCCGTGGTGGCGGCATCCATGCGCGGTCTTGAAAACGATGTCTACTTTAAGGTAGGTCTGCTGACGACAATTGGGCTATCGGCGAAGAACGCCATATTGATCGTCGAATTTGCTAAAGACCTAATGGAAAAAGAAGGCAAAGGTTTGATTGAGGCGACGCTGGATGCGGTACGTATGCGTCTACGCCCGATCCTGATGACCTCCCTCGCCTTTATCCTCGGGGTTGTACCGCTGGTTATCAGCTCAGGCGCAGGTTCCGGCGCGCAGAATGCGGTTGGTACCGGCGTAATGGGCGGGATGATTACCGCTACCGTACTCGCTATTTTCTTCGTTCCCGTATTCTTTGTGGTGGTCCGCCGCCGCTTTGGCAAAAAGAATGAGGATATAGAGTCCCAACATCGGTAA
- the glnK gene encoding P-II family nitrogen regulator, which produces MKLVTVVIKPFKLEDVREALSSVGIQGLTVTEVKGFGRQKGHAELYRGAEYSVNFLPKVKIDIAIADDQLDEVIDVISKAAYTGKIGDGKIFVAELQRVIRIRTGETDEAAL; this is translated from the coding sequence ATGAAACTGGTTACTGTGGTAATAAAACCATTCAAACTGGAAGATGTGCGTGAAGCATTATCTTCCGTTGGCATTCAGGGACTAACGGTCACTGAAGTGAAAGGTTTTGGACGCCAGAAAGGGCATGCGGAACTGTATCGCGGCGCGGAGTACAGCGTTAACTTTTTACCAAAAGTGAAAATTGACATCGCAATAGCTGATGATCAGCTCGATGAAGTCATTGATGTGATTAGTAAAGCGGCCTATACCGGAAAAATTGGTGACGGCAAAATTTTTGTCGCTGAATTACAAAGGGTTATTCGTATTCGTACCGGCGAAACTGACGAAGCCGCACTTTAA
- a CDS encoding MGMT family protein, producing the protein MTGEMDTFQQRVFQIVAAIPYGKIATYGDVALMAGSPRASRQVGGVLKRLPKESKLPWHRVINRKGEISLTGDDRQRQKSALQAEGVLFNKQGKIDLATFRWQSVP; encoded by the coding sequence ATGACAGGAGAAATGGACACGTTTCAACAACGTGTTTTCCAAATTGTCGCCGCGATCCCATATGGGAAAATAGCGACCTATGGTGATGTGGCCCTGATGGCGGGATCGCCGCGAGCCTCCCGCCAAGTTGGCGGCGTACTGAAGCGTTTACCCAAAGAAAGTAAACTCCCCTGGCACCGGGTGATAAACCGAAAAGGAGAAATATCGCTCACCGGAGACGATCGCCAACGTCAAAAATCAGCCTTACAAGCGGAGGGAGTCCTCTTTAACAAGCAGGGCAAAATCGACCTCGCTACGTTCCGTTGGCAGTCCGTGCCATAA
- a CDS encoding type B 50S ribosomal protein L31 — protein sequence MKKGIHPDYRTVVFHDTSADMYYRIGSTIKTERTIELDGDSYPYVTIDVSSASHPYYTGKQKEYAKEGSTARFQQRFGNFFK from the coding sequence ATGAAGAAAGGCATTCATCCTGACTATCGGACCGTGGTATTTCATGATACCAGCGCCGATATGTATTACAGAATCGGTTCAACCATCAAAACTGAACGCACTATCGAACTGGACGGAGACAGCTACCCTTACGTCACGATTGATGTTTCCTCTGCCTCTCACCCATACTACACCGGGAAGCAGAAAGAATACGCGAAGGAAGGTAGTACCGCGCGATTCCAACAACGTTTTGGCAACTTTTTCAAATAA
- the amtB gene encoding ammonium transporter AmtB encodes MKKLVSSLGLGVAALLPSWAMAAAPTIDKADNAFIMICTALVLFMTIPGIALFYGGLIRSKNVLSMLSQVIVSFALVCILWVVYGYSLAFSEGNSFFGGFSNFMLKGIAIDSITGTFYQYIHVAYQASFACITVGLIVGAIAERVRFSAVLIFVALWLTFSYLPMTHMVWGGGYLAADGALDFAGGTVVHINAAVAGLVGAYLLGKRAGFGKEALKPHNLPMVFIGTAILYIGWFGFNAGSAGAANEIAGLAFLNTVVATAAAILAWVVGEWMARGKPSLLGACSGCIAGLVAITPAAGTVGVGGGLIIGIAAGIAGLWGVTVLKRWLRVDDPCDVFGVHGVCGIVGCILTGVFTSASLGGVGYAEGVTMAHQVWVQLFSVIVCFVWTGVVSFIAFKVADMVVGLRVPEEQEREGLDVNSHGENAYNQ; translated from the coding sequence ATGAAAAAACTTGTCTCCTCATTGGGTCTTGGTGTGGCTGCTTTGCTCCCGTCCTGGGCTATGGCTGCAGCACCCACGATCGATAAAGCAGATAATGCTTTTATTATGATTTGTACCGCTTTGGTACTTTTTATGACTATACCTGGGATTGCGCTGTTTTATGGCGGTTTGATTCGTTCTAAAAACGTACTTTCCATGTTGTCGCAGGTGATTGTCTCTTTTGCGCTGGTTTGTATTTTATGGGTTGTGTATGGCTATAGCCTGGCCTTTAGCGAAGGCAATTCGTTCTTCGGCGGTTTTTCCAACTTCATGCTGAAGGGCATCGCCATTGATTCGATTACCGGTACTTTCTACCAGTACATTCACGTCGCTTATCAGGCCTCTTTCGCATGTATTACCGTAGGGCTGATTGTGGGCGCCATCGCTGAACGCGTGCGTTTCTCCGCCGTGCTGATTTTCGTTGCGCTGTGGCTGACTTTCTCTTACCTGCCGATGACTCACATGGTATGGGGCGGCGGTTATCTGGCTGCTGATGGCGCGCTGGATTTTGCCGGTGGTACGGTGGTGCATATTAACGCCGCTGTCGCTGGTTTGGTCGGCGCTTACCTGCTGGGCAAACGCGCCGGTTTCGGTAAAGAAGCGCTTAAGCCGCATAATCTGCCAATGGTATTTATTGGTACGGCGATTCTCTACATCGGCTGGTTTGGTTTTAACGCCGGTTCTGCCGGGGCCGCTAACGAAATTGCCGGTCTGGCTTTCCTCAATACCGTCGTCGCTACTGCCGCTGCGATCCTGGCATGGGTTGTCGGTGAGTGGATGGCGCGTGGCAAGCCTTCTTTGTTGGGTGCATGTTCCGGTTGTATCGCCGGGTTGGTTGCGATTACGCCGGCGGCAGGTACAGTTGGCGTCGGCGGCGGCCTGATCATCGGCATCGCCGCTGGTATCGCTGGTCTGTGGGGTGTGACCGTCTTGAAAAGATGGCTGCGCGTTGATGACCCGTGTGATGTGTTCGGCGTCCATGGCGTTTGCGGTATCGTAGGTTGTATCCTGACGGGCGTTTTCACCTCGGCTTCTCTGGGCGGTGTGGGTTATGCGGAAGGCGTAACCATGGCTCACCAGGTTTGGGTTCAGCTGTTCAGCGTTATTGTCTGCTTCGTATGGACTGGCGTTGTTTCCTTTATCGCTTTCAAAGTGGCCGATATGGTCGTTGGTCTGCGCGTACCGGAAGAACAGGAACGCGAAGGCCTGGACGTCAACAGCCATGGCGAGAATGCTTACAACCAGTAA
- a CDS encoding efflux RND transporter periplasmic adaptor subunit has product MNKNRGLTPLAAVLMLSGGLILAGCDNKEAQQAGAQQSAPEVGIVTLKTQELNVTTDLPGRTNAYRIAEVRPQVGGIILKRNFVEGSDIQAGSSLYQIDPAPYQAAYNSAKGSLAQAQASAEIAHLTLNRYKPLLGTNYISKQEYDQTVATSRQADASVQAAQATVDNAQINLAYTKVNSPITGRVGKSTVTEGALVSSGQTVALTTVQQLDPIYVDVTQSSNDFLRLKKDLENGTLKQSEGKANVRLLLEDGSEYSHPGTLEFSDVTVDETTGSITLRAIFPNPDHDLLPGMFVRARLDAGVQNNALLVPQMGITRTPRGEATAMVVGEGDKVEVRSVTTSKAIGNKWLVTDGLKEGDRVIVTGLQKIQPGIQVTGKEVAQDNEQPQQSQAESAKS; this is encoded by the coding sequence ATGAACAAAAACAGAGGGCTAACGCCTCTGGCGGCAGTTCTGATGCTTTCTGGCGGCTTAATTCTCGCGGGATGTGATAATAAAGAAGCACAACAGGCTGGAGCACAGCAATCAGCACCCGAAGTCGGCATTGTTACGTTGAAAACCCAGGAGCTAAATGTAACGACAGACCTGCCGGGCCGTACCAATGCCTATCGCATTGCGGAAGTCCGTCCTCAGGTTGGCGGCATTATTCTGAAGCGTAATTTTGTTGAAGGCAGCGATATTCAAGCCGGTTCATCGCTGTATCAAATTGATCCCGCGCCCTATCAGGCTGCTTACAATAGCGCTAAAGGCTCATTGGCCCAGGCTCAGGCAAGCGCTGAAATCGCCCATCTGACGCTTAACCGCTACAAACCATTGCTAGGCACCAACTACATCAGCAAACAGGAATACGATCAGACGGTCGCCACATCCCGACAGGCCGATGCCAGCGTACAGGCGGCCCAGGCTACGGTAGATAATGCGCAAATCAACCTTGCTTACACCAAAGTCAATTCGCCGATTACAGGACGGGTAGGTAAATCAACGGTGACGGAAGGCGCGCTGGTTTCCTCCGGTCAAACCGTCGCATTAACCACCGTGCAGCAACTCGATCCGATTTATGTCGATGTCACCCAATCAAGCAATGATTTTCTGCGTCTGAAAAAAGACCTGGAAAACGGCACGCTGAAGCAGAGCGAAGGCAAAGCGAATGTCCGCCTGCTGCTGGAAGACGGCTCTGAGTATTCACACCCCGGCACGTTGGAATTTTCCGATGTCACCGTGGATGAAACCACCGGTTCCATCACCCTGAGAGCTATTTTCCCTAACCCGGATCACGACCTTTTACCCGGAATGTTCGTTCGCGCGCGTCTGGATGCCGGTGTGCAAAATAACGCGCTGCTGGTTCCGCAGATGGGGATTACCCGCACCCCCAGAGGTGAAGCGACAGCGATGGTCGTAGGCGAAGGCGATAAGGTCGAAGTCCGCAGCGTGACCACATCCAAGGCAATTGGCAATAAATGGCTGGTTACCGATGGTTTAAAAGAAGGTGACCGCGTTATTGTGACCGGCCTGCAAAAAATCCAACCCGGCATACAGGTGACAGGAAAAGAAGTCGCTCAAGATAATGAACAGCCGCAGCAGTCGCAGGCTGAATCCGCGAAGTCTTAA
- a CDS encoding HHA domain-containing protein: protein MKKIDYLMRLRKCTTIDTLERVIEKNKYELSNDELEMFYSAADHRLAELTMNKLYDKVPTAVWKYVR from the coding sequence ATGAAAAAAATCGATTATTTGATGCGTTTACGTAAATGCACCACCATAGATACATTGGAACGCGTTATTGAGAAAAACAAGTATGAGCTCTCCAACGATGAACTGGAGATGTTCTATTCTGCGGCGGATCATCGTCTAGCCGAACTGACGATGAACAAACTTTACGACAAAGTCCCCACTGCTGTATGGAAATACGTCCGTTAA
- a CDS encoding YbaY family lipoprotein, whose translation MKLWHILGSITLSMTLAACADRNDYGVSPETGASVTAASTQHPAVSMPSVTGTVNIRQRIALPADAVLTVTVSDASLSDAPSKVISQHVTRTEGKQAPFTFALPYNPADIQPHARILLSAAIAINNRVSMVTENVLPVITNGVNNADLVMVPVTSVPLPVQGAEPSSPAPSKMLPSSQPVQSVW comes from the coding sequence ATGAAATTATGGCATATCTTAGGCAGTATCACGTTATCAATGACTTTGGCAGCCTGCGCCGACAGGAATGATTATGGCGTGTCGCCTGAAACCGGGGCATCCGTAACCGCTGCTTCTACCCAACATCCAGCGGTATCAATGCCTTCCGTTACCGGGACGGTGAATATTCGCCAGCGTATTGCCTTACCGGCCGATGCGGTATTGACGGTTACGGTGTCCGATGCATCATTGTCCGATGCGCCTTCAAAAGTGATCAGCCAGCATGTAACCCGCACCGAGGGGAAACAGGCTCCTTTCACATTTGCGTTACCGTATAATCCGGCTGACATTCAACCCCATGCCCGTATTTTACTCAGCGCGGCTATCGCGATAAATAACAGGGTGTCGATGGTGACGGAAAATGTCTTGCCGGTGATCACCAATGGCGTAAATAATGCCGATCTGGTTATGGTGCCCGTAACGTCCGTACCTTTGCCGGTGCAAGGCGCTGAACCTTCTTCGCCTGCGCCATCAAAAATGTTGCCGTCATCGCAACCAGTTCAATCTGTTTGGTAA
- the ykgO gene encoding type B 50S ribosomal protein L36, with protein sequence MQVLSSLRSAKNRHKDCVVVRRRGRIYVICKSNPRFKAVQGRKKKKS encoded by the coding sequence ATGCAGGTGCTTAGCTCCCTACGCTCGGCGAAAAACCGTCATAAAGACTGCGTCGTAGTACGCCGCCGCGGACGTATCTATGTGATATGTAAAAGCAACCCCCGCTTTAAAGCCGTTCAAGGTAGAAAGAAGAAAAAAAGCTGA
- the tomB gene encoding Hha toxicity modulator TomB gives MDEYTPKHYDIAQLKFLCEYLCDESIATLGDSSHGWVNDPTSAINLQLNELIEHIATFILTFKIKYPDEGELSQRVEKYLDDTYVLFSNYGINDAELRGWKKSKERLFGMFSEGDICTPAKT, from the coding sequence ATGGATGAGTACACACCCAAACATTATGATATTGCCCAACTCAAATTCTTATGTGAGTATCTATGCGACGAAAGCATTGCAACGTTAGGCGATAGCAGTCACGGCTGGGTCAATGACCCGACATCTGCGATCAATCTTCAATTAAATGAACTTATTGAGCATATCGCTACATTTATTCTCACATTTAAAATAAAATATCCTGACGAAGGCGAGCTTTCTCAGCGGGTTGAAAAGTATTTAGATGATACCTATGTACTGTTTAGCAACTATGGCATCAATGATGCTGAATTGCGCGGATGGAAGAAATCTAAAGAAAGATTATTCGGAATGTTCTCAGAAGGGGACATCTGTACGCCTGCTAAAACTTAA